The nucleotide sequence GCACAGGCTCAGCACGATCTGGGATCACAGAGAGGAATGAAAGATGAGAGAAGTATGACACATTTGTGTGACTGATAGAATATACGATCTAGTGTAATTACATGCTGAGAGCGGGGTGTCACATACAACCAGCTTAATTCACTGATCAAGGTCCTTTCTTGgtgaaacagtttttcatgGCACCATATTTGTCTCATTATGAGTGAATGTGAGTGTTCCCATCCCAATTTGGATGTAAAGTAccactctttttttaaagtagttgtattatatttgatgaGTTTTGAGTCATAGCTCTGCATGCATGTCCATTGCTGACATGAACTTCTCTGCTTTGTCATTTTGCATCCGTGCTCATGAAACATACGATAAGTCTATgctgaataataataacctttCATTGCCGTTGACTTCTGTGGCAGCAGTTCCATTTGCAAATTGGATAGTTGCTGTGGCTGTCCTGCTGTTCATTTCTTGAAGCATGAAGTTTTGATCTGTGAGACCGGCCCTGCAGGTTGCAGGGGTGTGGCCACACAGCAGTGTCACCTCTGTAAGATGGTCTCTGGCTGAGAGGGGGTGAAggaaaagatgaataaaaactGTGGATAAGAAAGTATAATGTATTCACACTGGTTGCAACATTTTGTTGATCAGAAATAAATGTCCACTCTTAAATGAAACTGATTCTAAAACATAAGCGCTTGAAGATGTGCAGATTTACCTGCACTCTTTAAGCTCTTTCTTCACATTTACCTGTTGTTACAGTGGGAGATGGCTGTCGGCTCCTCCACCCACTGTAAGTCGGGCATCGACATCTCAGTAGATGGGCGTAGGCTGACCTGAAGTCCCTGTTGAGGGCTCCGTAGAGGATAGGGTTGAGGGCTGAGTTGGTGTAACCCAGCCACAACACAATGGGAAATTCTGGTACAGTGCTAGGGTCTGGATGCTCCTTTAGGCCCAACACTGTGAACAGGATGAAATATGGCAGCCAGCACACCACAAAAGCCCCTATCACTGCTGCCAGTGTCACTGTGGCTTTGTGCTCCCGCAGAGCCACTGCTGTAACACTGGAAACCACAGTGGTACTGGTGGAAGGATTGTTCCTGCAGTTGTAGCTAGTGATGCAAGTGGGTCGGGCAGTGATGATGCGTCTGGCCTGTGCCCGTGCAATGCGAAGTATTCGGAGGTAGGTCCAGCACATAGCCACCAGAGGCAGGTAGAAAGTGAGAAGAGAGTCCGTTAGTACGTAGGGTCTGTTGAGCTCAAAGCGACATCTCATCTCTGGAGCCCAAGGCCCGTGGTTCTGCACTGTCCCATTAACCGTGTTCCACCCCATTTGGATGGGCAAGAAAGACACGGCCACAGACACAGTCCAAACACTGGCCATGGCCACAGCAACTCTCCATGGCAACACCAGTGAGGCGTATCTCAGAGGCATGGTCACTGCCAGGTAGCGGTCCACGCTGATGGCCAGGAGGGTGAGGATGGAGGCGGTGCACAGCATGACATCCATGGAGATGTAGAAGTTGCAGAAGCCCGGGCCAAGCGGCCACTCGTCGTTGAGCTGGAGGAGGGCGGAGAACGGGAGGACCAAAAGGCCGAGCAGCAAGTCTGTCACAGCCAGCGACACAATGAAGCAGTTAGTGAGGCAGCGGAGGCGTCGAGAGGCGCAGACAGCCAGGCACACCAGCACATTACCACTGACAGTCAGAAGGATGAGGAGGGACAGGAGGACACCCAGCATCACGTTTGACAACATTATCACTGGTGCTTTACTGGAGACaatctgatgacatcattgcTGGAGCTTTCTGTGAACCATTGTCacgttttattttcagttttaaactgCAGTAGATGAGAGGTCTCGCTTTTTCTAAAGAATTCACATTATAAGCCTTAGGCTCGCATATAATGTTATTAAATTTGTTCACTCAGAGTGTTTGGGTGCTCCCATTTATTAAGGCGCAGACAATCTAATCTCAATGTCTCCATGGTCAAATTGTGACTTAAAATTTTGGCCACATGTgatccctctgtctccctcgtTCTCCCACTATTTCCTCTGTCTTAGCTGCTAATTTACTTGACTTGCTTTACTTGTTTGCTGTTCTTGCTGGGCCTGAACCCTACTAACCATAGCTTTCAGCTCTCCTGTGACTTGACCACACCAGCATTCCCATTCACAACAACATTCATCAAAAAAGTCTTTCAAGAAGTTTGGTCTCTTGACATATGTTGCTACTGAGAATTGCAAATCAGCACTATGCTTGGCTGTTGAAATGTCTGTGATGGCTGTTGAACAGCTTTTTGTCTGCGTGGCTGATTCGTAGTGGTCCATGGCATCACTTTGGCTCCAACACCATCTTCCATGGCTGGGGTGACACCTAGTGGACAGAGATGAGAAACACAGTTGGAAATCAGTACTGTATTTCTTATAGTTTCAGATGTTGCACAGCCATGCTTACACAACAGAGAGTTACTTTATTTTGGTTTGGTTATAACTGTAACTTATTATATATAACTTATTGATTATTGATAGTTGATTTATTACAATCCTTGTGATAGATTTTATTAACGTAAATTACATGCATAAATAATGCATGGATATGGATAATGGATACATTCTCATTACTCTTGTTTGACAAAATATTGAGACAGTATTTTAtcagtgcatgtgtttgtgtgtgtctgcacaggCAACTATCTTTGGAAATATGTGGGTTCTGaacctctttttctttttaatctatGGATTAATACAGTACACCAAGTGATGGAATACACTAATGCagtgtatataaaatattattagaTGAACAGAGTCACAAACTATCATGAGCtagagaattaaaaaaatcaagtaaaaCAAAGCTAAAGTCATAAAGTACTAACTTGGCACCAGGAGTAgctgataaaaataataaattagtaaCCACTGACAGAATGACTCACAGCTTGTTGGGAAATTTTACAAAAATCTGCCTTTGGAACAAGTAAACTCTGAAGACTTATGTTTAAACACTGTTTTCATTATCTGATAAGTTTTCAATAAAGTGTGTGATGACATTAAAAGATTTATCTCTTAAAGCGAGACTGTGTAACCTTTGCTGAACAGCGGCCACTGTGGCTTCATGagtctctctgtcacacacacacacacacacacacacacacacacacacacacacacacacacacacacacacacagttctggCTTGCATGATTGCTGAGTTGTGAAACAAAAAGTCTACATAGTTGATGTCTGTCAGATTCTAACCTTAAAGCCTCAAGCCTTGCATGCATGATTTATGATGGCAAATAATTCAGTATGGGAATGCCATAgtaaaaattaatcaaatgtaaatgtatttgttacttaTAATTAGGCTTGGGCGGTATCTCTTTTTTCATACCTTCCTAACATTTTACCGGGGTATGCGGTATATGACGgtatttgtgaaaaaaaaaataaaaacccataAAAGCTGAGCTGAtagaagtcactgtagcatgtATGACATTGTCTAGCCTACAATGCTGTGTGTCTAATATGCAATTAGCCTACTTAGACAAGTCTTGCTGGGTTTTAATACTTACAGCCCATAGAATAATGAATAGATAGGAAATATGAAAAATTGATTCTTGCTGGAGGACCTGATGACACATCAGTGGGCTGAACAGAGATGATGTTACCCTCTTTAGCCACAACTTTTTTGAGGCTGGCTCACCTTGATTATTGCGACTAAACCCAAAATACTCCCAAACAGGGGCAgaggcatttttctttttttactagTCCTGTAATGCTATCCCCACCACTTGCAGTCGCCATCTTTATCAGCTCAGCTGCGTGTTCCTCCAGTAGCGACTGATCTCTGGTGGCACATACTGTGCACTACAATACAGCGTCTCAGTATCAATAATACCTTGATACCCCCCAAGCCTACTTATACTGTTGAGTTATTTCATAGCAGCCATTTTCCTAATACAACAAGCAAAAGTAAAGCTGCCATTTTAGACAGTCCGCTAATGGGAATTCCAATCTATGTATAATAAAATCATGAACCAAGACAGATGAGCATGCTGCTTGTTGTGGGCACAGTATTTGTTCAGCTAAGA is from Siniperca chuatsi isolate FFG_IHB_CAS linkage group LG8, ASM2008510v1, whole genome shotgun sequence and encodes:
- the hrh2a gene encoding histamine receptor H2a isoform X2, giving the protein MGMLVWSSHRRAESYDLLLGLLVLPFSALLQLNDEWPLGPGFCNFYISMDVMLCTASILTLLAISVDRYLAVTMPLRYASLVLPWRVAVAMASVWTVSVAVSFLPIQMGWNTVNGTVQNHGPWAPEMRCRFELNRPYVLTDSLLTFYLPLVAMCWTYLRILRIARAQARRIITARPTCITSYNCRNNPSTSTTVVSSVTAVALREHKATVTLAAVIGAFVVCWLPYFILFTVLGLKEHPDPSTVPEFPIVLWLGYTNSALNPILYGALNRDFRSAYAHLLRCRCPTYSGWRSRQPSPTVTTARDHLTEVTLLCGHTPATCRAGLTDQNFMLQEMNSRTATATIQFANGTAATEVNGNERSC
- the hrh2a gene encoding histamine receptor H2a isoform X1; the encoded protein is MLSNVMLGVLLSLLILLTVSGNVLVCLAVCASRRLRCLTNCFIVSLAVTDLLLGLLVLPFSALLQLNDEWPLGPGFCNFYISMDVMLCTASILTLLAISVDRYLAVTMPLRYASLVLPWRVAVAMASVWTVSVAVSFLPIQMGWNTVNGTVQNHGPWAPEMRCRFELNRPYVLTDSLLTFYLPLVAMCWTYLRILRIARAQARRIITARPTCITSYNCRNNPSTSTTVVSSVTAVALREHKATVTLAAVIGAFVVCWLPYFILFTVLGLKEHPDPSTVPEFPIVLWLGYTNSALNPILYGALNRDFRSAYAHLLRCRCPTYSGWRSRQPSPTVTTARDHLTEVTLLCGHTPATCRAGLTDQNFMLQEMNSRTATATIQFANGTAATEVNGNERSC